Genomic DNA from Candidatus Koribacter versatilis Ellin345:
TGCTTCGAGAGTTCGTGGTAGCGAGCGAGCTTGTCTCGGTCCAGCGACACGCCTAGTCCGGGGCCGGTCGGGACTTTCATCGCCCCGTTCTCGAACTTCAGCATGCCGCCTTCGAGGATGTCATCCTTCAGGTGGTGGTAGTGGGAATCGCAGGCCAGGGTCAGATTCGGCAGGCACGCGGCCAGATGCAGCATTGCAGCCTGCGAGATGCCGAATTCCGCACCGCTATGCATGCCGGCGTCCACACCGAGCGCTTCGCAAATCTGCCCTGCGAGCTTGGCGCGATGAATTCCGCCATACCAGTGCGGATCGAGCAGCACGACATCCAGCACGTCGGCCATGATGTTTGGCGCGAGATCTTCGAAGGCAAACACCGACATGTTCGAAGCCAACGTGACCCACGGAGCCTTTGCATTCACACGTTGCATCGCGCGCATGCCCCAGACGGGGTCTTCGAGGTACTCCATGTTGTAGTCGTGCAGGCGGCGGGCGACGTCAATCGCGGTAGTTGCCGTCCACACTGCGTTGGGATCGAGGCGAATACGGTGTTTTGGGAACTGCTTGCGCAGCGAGATGAAGGTATCAATCTCTTCATCTGGCGGCAGAACGCCGTTTTTGTATTTGAGCGTTTTAAAGCCGTAGCGATCAACGAGCGCCTTCGCGAAAGCAACCATCTGCTCAGCGTTCGAGACTTCGCCCGTCCCCTCGTCATTTGCATAGCGATAGAACAGGTAGGCAGCGAAGGGAACTTCGTCGCGGATGCGTCCGCCAAGGATGTCACAAACCGGCCGGTTCAGCGCCTTGCCTTGAATGTCGAGGAGCGCGAACTCGATACCGGCAAACCCGAGAGCGAATCCGAAAAGCTTCACCGAACTCGGCGTTGCGACCTTCCAGCGAATCCTCTCAAGATTCATCGGGTCTTCGCCAATCAGTTGCGGCTTGAGATCGGCAAGCTGTCCTTCGCGGCTCGCACCTGTATAACACTCCCCGAGGCCGGTGATGCCTTCGTCGGTTTCGACCTCAATAATGATGCGCGAAAAACCAGGATGAGAGCCGATGGAGTAGCGCAAAGGCGCTTCAATCGGGATGAACGCACGCGTCCAGCGAATATCGGTAATTTTCATGAGAGCTCCGCCAGCTAACGCTGGTTGGCGAGTAATTGTCCCTTGATGCCGGCCCGCACGCGACAAATATGCCAGCGGCTGAGATTGGCAAAATACATCTCATCGTGATGCGGACCGCCGAAGGCGATATTCGTGGGACTGGCGAGCATCGTTCCTTCACTATCGGCGACGAATAGTTTGACTTCACCGTTCGGTGAAACGCAATACACATTGTGCGACGCGTAGCAGGTGACGTACAGATTTCCGGTCGCATCGAGTGCCGCGCCATCCGGAACGCTGTGCAGGCCGCTCCCGTATACGCGGGCTTTACCCGTCACTTTACCGCCCGCAACCGGCACGGCGAGTACATTGTCTTCTGTGCTTTGTACAACGAAGAGCGTCTTGTCGTCGGCACTCAGCGAGAGGCCATTCGGGAATGAGAGATCCGAAAGCAGTTTCTCAATCTTGCCATTCGGTCGCAACACGAACAAAAATCCATCGTCGCCGTGAAACTCACCGGAGTCGCTGAAATAAAGATTGCCTTCGCGATCGAAGACGGCAAAATTCGGCGTGCGAAGGCGGTAGCGGCCCACGCGATCCCACGACCGGACGACTTTTCCGGAACGATCGAGTTGAATGAGTGCGCTGAGTTTAAAGTTGCAAACGAACAATTCCTGGCGCGACGAAAATGTCAGGCCAAGATTGAAGCCGCCGAGTGTGGTCACCAGCTTCACTTTTCGTTTCGCGTCGATGCGATAAATTTGGCCGAGTTCACCGCCGGCCCAGAGGTTTCCGTCGGCATCGAAGGCAAGACCTTCAGGATGGTCAAGGCCATCGGCGAAGACTTCGAAACGATCCATCGAGACAAGCGAGGTCATGTTCGAATTAACGCAAAAAGTATATCAATATCACTTGTTTGATAAACAAAAAAACATATATAGTTTCTTTCTGGCGGAAGTCAAGCAAACTCTGACGGTTTCGGGAGTGAATCGATGCGTTTGGTGCAATACCGGGCAAACGGTGAAAGTCGCCTCGGCCTTGTGGTTGGTGACGGTGCGTTTGTCGACGTTGCTT
This window encodes:
- a CDS encoding enolase C-terminal domain-like protein: MKITDIRWTRAFIPIEAPLRYSIGSHPGFSRIIIEVETDEGITGLGECYTGASREGQLADLKPQLIGEDPMNLERIRWKVATPSSVKLFGFALGFAGIEFALLDIQGKALNRPVCDILGGRIRDEVPFAAYLFYRYANDEGTGEVSNAEQMVAFAKALVDRYGFKTLKYKNGVLPPDEEIDTFISLRKQFPKHRIRLDPNAVWTATTAIDVARRLHDYNMEYLEDPVWGMRAMQRVNAKAPWVTLASNMSVFAFEDLAPNIMADVLDVVLLDPHWYGGIHRAKLAGQICEALGVDAGMHSGAEFGISQAAMLHLAACLPNLTLACDSHYHHLKDDILEGGMLKFENGAMKVPTGPGLGVSLDRDKLARYHELSKQHEMGAWTDDPRRGGGVITQPKW
- a CDS encoding SMP-30/gluconolactonase/LRE family protein, whose translation is MTSLVSMDRFEVFADGLDHPEGLAFDADGNLWAGGELGQIYRIDAKRKVKLVTTLGGFNLGLTFSSRQELFVCNFKLSALIQLDRSGKVVRSWDRVGRYRLRTPNFAVFDREGNLYFSDSGEFHGDDGFLFVLRPNGKIEKLLSDLSFPNGLSLSADDKTLFVVQSTEDNVLAVPVAGGKVTGKARVYGSGLHSVPDGAALDATGNLYVTCYASHNVYCVSPNGEVKLFVADSEGTMLASPTNIAFGGPHHDEMYFANLSRWHICRVRAGIKGQLLANQR